A genomic segment from Clostridium pasteurianum BC1 encodes:
- a CDS encoding ABC transporter substrate-binding protein translates to MSKKSILTFVAVISILTTSIFTGCSNNTKQAASTADAPIAKKEVRILTGGPGGKDDQEMKLFTEAINKATGLQVTIDKPASDYDNVMMQKLQAGEKYDLVYFTQDKLPALVNQGALTDITSYVKKSKTLSDTNVIPQSEWDAIKVDGKLYAGFNKKEVERVVNVNSVIAQKAGVEAANINPTLDGYYEAFKKMKAYNDSNGGAKDFYPFNLAITQMYDMQPWFSTVGLQGGIVPDKSGNKTVPWSTDEAAPVWDWLHKLYSEGLMDKDALTDTTKQLRNKFQTGKTGTVTDWAAWTGLYNKNAGAQYPNDFKAYPLPGTKGADGKYMLTRGGASLWGIPANAENVQGAMKVLEYFATQKGGELLSVGMEGSDYNIVDGKYVLTDTGVKHAGDHGAPLPIDAQFKNPIGWNPGFEDALNYIKYAKIENSYPETSKYTEIVGKYAVKIIKGDVSTQDGLAQMRAELKQAGVIQ, encoded by the coding sequence ATGTCAAAGAAAAGTATATTAACCTTTGTGGCAGTAATTAGTATTTTGACTACCTCAATTTTTACAGGGTGCAGCAATAATACAAAACAAGCTGCTAGTACAGCTGATGCACCGATAGCTAAGAAAGAGGTAAGGATTCTTACAGGTGGACCTGGTGGTAAAGATGATCAGGAAATGAAGCTTTTCACTGAAGCAATAAACAAGGCAACAGGATTACAGGTAACAATTGATAAGCCTGCTTCTGATTATGATAATGTGATGATGCAAAAGCTTCAAGCAGGCGAAAAATACGATTTAGTGTATTTTACTCAGGACAAGCTTCCAGCCCTTGTAAATCAAGGTGCCCTTACGGATATTACTAGTTATGTTAAAAAATCAAAGACTTTATCAGATACCAATGTTATACCACAATCTGAATGGGATGCAATAAAAGTTGACGGAAAATTGTATGCTGGCTTCAACAAGAAAGAAGTAGAAAGAGTTGTAAATGTAAATTCAGTTATAGCTCAAAAAGCTGGTGTAGAGGCTGCAAATATAAATCCTACACTTGATGGTTACTATGAAGCATTTAAGAAAATGAAAGCCTATAATGACAGCAATGGAGGTGCTAAGGATTTCTATCCATTTAACCTAGCAATTACTCAGATGTATGACATGCAGCCTTGGTTTTCAACAGTTGGACTGCAAGGTGGAATAGTTCCTGACAAAAGCGGAAATAAAACAGTTCCCTGGTCTACAGATGAAGCAGCACCGGTATGGGACTGGCTTCACAAACTATATTCTGAAGGGTTAATGGATAAAGATGCTCTAACGGATACAACTAAGCAATTAAGAAATAAGTTTCAAACAGGAAAAACGGGCACAGTTACTGATTGGGCTGCATGGACTGGTCTCTATAACAAAAACGCAGGAGCTCAGTATCCAAATGATTTCAAGGCTTATCCACTTCCAGGAACCAAAGGAGCAGACGGAAAGTATATGTTAACAAGAGGTGGGGCTTCCTTATGGGGTATACCGGCTAATGCTGAAAATGTACAAGGTGCCATGAAGGTTCTTGAGTATTTCGCAACTCAAAAGGGCGGGGAATTATTATCTGTTGGTATGGAAGGAAGCGATTATAATATAGTTGATGGAAAATATGTTTTAACTGATACAGGTGTAAAACATGCTGGAGATCACGGTGCACCATTACCTATTGATGCTCAGTTTAAAAATCCTATAGGATGGAATCCTGGATTTGAAGATGCTTTGAATTATATTAAATATGCAAAGATTGAAAATTCATACCCTGAAACAAGCAAGTATACAGAAATTGTTGGTAAATATGCAGTAAAAATAATAAAAGGTGATGTAAGCACACAAGATGGACTTGCTCAAATGAGAGCTGAATTAAAGCAAGCTGGAGTAATCCAATAA
- a CDS encoding ABC transporter ATP-binding protein, which produces MAYLEFRNLVKVYDDSKKGKFYAVNNSNIEVEKGELVVFVGPSGCGKSTSLRMLAGLEEPTSGDIIIDGQVVNDMIPKERDIAMVFQDYALYPHMKVKENLSFGLGNMKVAKKEIDKRVETASNMLELSELLDRFPKQLSGGQRQRVALGRALVREPKVFLLDEPLSNLDAKLRVQTRKQIAELHKKLNATMVYVTHDQIEAMTLGDKIVVMNKGEIQQIADPETLYNYPANIFVAGFIGTPPMNLLNAVLIDENTVEISGLKVLMPEEILNKCKEYIGKRIILGIRPEHITINDNANVVYSSKPNIIEFLGSENLLYFNIGDQELIAKVNVQSKMNEDRVYDIGFILENINLFDGDTGERI; this is translated from the coding sequence ATGGCATATTTAGAATTCAGGAATCTGGTAAAGGTGTATGATGACTCTAAGAAAGGCAAATTCTATGCTGTTAATAACTCAAATATTGAAGTTGAAAAAGGTGAATTAGTGGTTTTTGTTGGACCATCTGGGTGTGGAAAATCCACTTCGCTCCGTATGCTGGCAGGGCTTGAAGAACCAACTAGCGGAGATATTATTATTGATGGACAAGTTGTAAATGATATGATACCAAAGGAAAGAGATATAGCAATGGTATTTCAGGATTATGCACTTTATCCTCATATGAAAGTAAAAGAAAACTTATCCTTTGGCCTTGGTAATATGAAAGTAGCCAAGAAAGAAATTGATAAAAGAGTGGAGACAGCATCAAATATGTTGGAATTATCAGAACTTCTAGATAGATTTCCAAAGCAATTGTCAGGAGGGCAAAGACAGAGGGTAGCTTTGGGTAGGGCGCTTGTACGAGAGCCTAAAGTATTTCTGCTTGATGAACCTCTTTCAAATTTAGATGCAAAGCTGAGAGTTCAGACCAGAAAGCAAATTGCAGAACTTCATAAAAAGTTAAATGCCACAATGGTATATGTAACTCATGATCAGATAGAAGCCATGACACTAGGAGATAAAATTGTTGTTATGAATAAAGGTGAGATACAACAAATAGCAGATCCAGAAACACTTTATAATTATCCTGCTAATATTTTTGTGGCAGGATTTATTGGAACTCCACCTATGAATTTGTTAAATGCTGTATTGATTGATGAAAATACTGTAGAAATAAGTGGGCTTAAAGTTTTGATGCCTGAGGAAATATTAAATAAATGCAAAGAATATATTGGAAAAAGGATTATATTAGGCATCCGCCCTGAACATATTACCATAAATGACAATGCAAATGTTGTATATTCTTCAAAGCCAAATATCATAGAATTTTTAGGAAGTGAAAACTTACTGTATTTTAATATTGGAGATCAGGAGTTAATTGCAAAAGTAAATGTACAGAGCAAAATGAATGAGGACAGAGTCTATGATATAGGTTTTATACTTGAAAATATAAACCTATTTGACGGAGACACTGGAGAGAGAATTTAA
- a CDS encoding LacI family DNA-binding transcriptional regulator, producing the protein MSIEVIIITNINDVAKEAGVSKSTVSSVFSGKRPISNKVKEHVFQVAKKLNYRPNYLARSLAIKETKIIGLNMQGENVKFSQFHLSLLNGVLKVCYESGYRVLVNHLSPRYDNHIQFQTTDPVDGEILLDPAKKDQRIVERLEKNIPMVVIGRPEKEYEDKVFYVDNDNVNIAAKLTDYLMGLEHKNILFLNSLESRTVSQDRAKGYLEAFRTLGLDANNDYLVFKPDEMTSIEYGYLFTKEIISKHRDVTAIIADSDKVAQGVYNALHELGLAIPEDISVAAFSDGSESTLSPTLTCANLNSEILGEEAAKLLIEQCKNKDTIVKKLIISSKLILRKSTKNIFRHDPLG; encoded by the coding sequence ATGTCCATAGAGGTGATTATTATTACAAATATAAATGATGTAGCAAAAGAAGCTGGTGTGTCTAAAAGTACAGTTTCTAGTGTTTTTAGTGGAAAAAGACCTATCAGTAATAAAGTTAAAGAACATGTTTTTCAGGTTGCTAAAAAGCTAAATTACAGACCAAACTATTTGGCAAGAAGTCTAGCTATTAAAGAAACGAAGATCATTGGATTAAATATGCAGGGTGAAAATGTGAAATTTAGCCAGTTTCATTTATCTCTCTTGAATGGTGTGCTTAAAGTATGCTATGAGAGTGGCTACAGGGTTCTAGTAAATCATTTGTCACCTCGATATGATAATCATATACAATTTCAGACAACGGATCCTGTTGATGGAGAAATACTGCTTGATCCAGCAAAGAAAGATCAGAGAATTGTTGAAAGATTAGAGAAAAATATACCAATGGTTGTCATAGGAAGACCAGAAAAAGAATATGAAGATAAGGTTTTTTATGTAGACAATGATAATGTAAATATTGCAGCCAAACTTACCGACTATCTAATGGGATTGGAGCATAAAAACATTTTATTTCTAAATTCATTAGAATCACGGACCGTAAGTCAAGATAGAGCAAAAGGTTATTTAGAAGCCTTTAGAACCTTAGGTCTTGATGCAAATAATGATTACTTAGTTTTTAAACCTGATGAGATGACATCTATTGAATACGGTTATCTGTTTACAAAGGAAATAATATCAAAACATCGAGATGTTACGGCTATAATTGCAGACAGTGACAAGGTGGCACAGGGAGTATATAATGCATTACACGAATTGGGTTTGGCAATTCCAGAAGATATTTCAGTTGCAGCCTTTAGTGATGGCTCGGAAAGTACGCTTTCACCAACATTAACTTGTGCGAACTTAAATTCAGAGATTTTAGGAGAAGAAGCTGCTAAGTTGCTTATTGAACAATGCAAAAACAAAGATACCATAGTAAAAAAATTGATAATATCTTCAAAATTAATATTAAGAAAATCAACAAAAAACATTTTTCGTCATGACCCATTGGGTTAG
- a CDS encoding transketolase family protein, with the protein MSKKVATREAYGKALANIGLENKKIVVLDADLSKSTKTAEFKKECSDRFINMGIAEGNMMSVAAGLAACGKIAFASTFAIFAAGRAFEQIRNSICYPKLNVKICATHAGLTVGEDGASHQSVEDISLMRSIPNMTVISPSDAVETEAAIKAITEYNGPCYVRLGRAGVNIINDTPDYKFELGKGVVLREGTDAAIIATGIMVDAALEAYNILKTEGISVKVINIHTIKPIDTDIIISAAKETGVIVTAEEHSIIGGLGSAVCEITSENYPVPVFRVGIKDVFGESGKPDELLKAYNLTAEDIVGQVKEGINLKNNQLLFK; encoded by the coding sequence ATGTCAAAAAAAGTAGCTACTAGAGAGGCCTATGGGAAAGCATTAGCTAATATAGGGTTAGAAAATAAAAAAATTGTTGTATTGGATGCGGATTTATCTAAATCTACAAAAACAGCTGAGTTTAAAAAAGAGTGCTCTGATAGATTCATTAATATGGGTATAGCAGAGGGAAATATGATGTCAGTAGCAGCTGGTCTTGCTGCCTGCGGTAAAATTGCTTTTGCCAGTACTTTTGCTATATTTGCAGCAGGAAGAGCTTTTGAACAAATAAGAAATTCTATTTGCTATCCTAAATTAAATGTAAAGATATGCGCTACTCACGCAGGACTTACAGTTGGAGAAGATGGGGCTTCACATCAATCTGTAGAAGACATATCTTTAATGAGAAGCATACCAAATATGACAGTAATAAGTCCTAGTGATGCAGTTGAAACGGAGGCGGCTATTAAAGCTATAACTGAATACAATGGGCCTTGTTATGTTAGACTCGGAAGAGCAGGGGTAAATATTATAAATGATACACCTGATTATAAATTTGAGCTTGGCAAAGGTGTTGTATTAAGAGAAGGCACAGATGCTGCAATTATTGCCACTGGTATTATGGTAGATGCAGCTTTAGAAGCTTATAATATTTTAAAGACAGAGGGAATAAGTGTTAAAGTAATTAACATACATACGATAAAACCTATAGATACAGATATAATAATTTCTGCTGCAAAGGAAACAGGTGTTATTGTAACAGCTGAGGAGCATAGTATAATTGGAGGACTGGGTTCAGCAGTTTGTGAAATTACCAGTGAAAATTATCCTGTTCCTGTATTTAGAGTTGGTATTAAAGATGTATTTGGGGAAAGTGGAAAACCGGATGAGCTTTTAAAAGCTTATAATTTAACTGCTGAAGATATAGTGGGCCAAGTTAAAGAGGGAATAAATTTAAAAAATAATCAGTTATTATTTAAGTAA
- a CDS encoding transketolase, whose protein sequence is MKNDLRLLKKTAISIREDIITMLTESASGHPGGSLSSVEIMTTLYFKEMNINPENPKDENRDRFVLSKGHAAPALYSTLAERGYFNKDELKGLRKFGSILQGHPNMNYVPGVDMSTGSLGQGISAAVGMALAGKLDKKDYRVYALLGDGELEEGQVWEASMAAAHYKLDNLTAFVDHNGLQIDGKCEDVMSPEPVSNKFRAFNWNVIDVDGHDFNALIAAIGEAKNIKGKPTVIVCKTVKGKGVSFMENEACWHGTAPNQEQCNKALSEIGTE, encoded by the coding sequence ATGAAAAATGATCTAAGGCTTCTTAAGAAAACTGCTATAAGTATTAGAGAAGATATCATAACCATGTTGACTGAATCAGCTTCAGGCCATCCAGGAGGTTCTTTATCTTCAGTAGAAATAATGACAACTTTATATTTTAAAGAGATGAATATAAATCCTGAAAACCCAAAGGATGAGAATAGGGATAGATTTGTGCTATCTAAAGGGCATGCAGCACCAGCTCTCTATAGTACATTGGCTGAAAGAGGTTATTTTAATAAAGATGAACTGAAGGGGCTTAGAAAGTTTGGGTCTATATTACAAGGTCATCCTAATATGAATTATGTACCTGGAGTAGACATGTCTACAGGATCTTTAGGACAGGGGATTTCAGCAGCAGTAGGAATGGCTCTTGCAGGAAAGCTTGATAAAAAGGATTATAGAGTCTATGCATTACTTGGAGATGGTGAACTAGAAGAAGGACAAGTTTGGGAAGCTTCCATGGCGGCTGCACATTATAAACTAGATAATTTAACTGCCTTTGTTGATCATAATGGACTTCAGATTGACGGAAAATGTGAGGATGTAATGTCGCCGGAACCAGTAAGTAATAAGTTTAGAGCCTTTAATTGGAATGTAATTGATGTAGATGGACATGATTTTAATGCTTTAATAGCTGCAATTGGTGAAGCTAAAAATATTAAGGGTAAGCCTACAGTAATTGTTTGTAAAACTGTAAAGGGGAAAGGTGTAAGTTTTATGGAAAATGAAGCATGTTGGCACGGAACGGCACCAAACCAAGAACAATGTAATAAAGCTTTAAGTGAAATTGGAACTGAATAA
- a CDS encoding type II toxin-antitoxin system PemK/MazF family toxin: MVVKRGDIFYADLSPVVGSEQGGIRPVIIIQNDIGNKYSPTVIVAAITSQINKAKLPTHVEISSEEYGLNKDSVVLLEQIRTLDKKRLKEKIGHMTDSDMEKVDKALLVSISLKCD; this comes from the coding sequence ATGGTGGTGAAACGAGGAGATATATTCTATGCTGACTTAAGTCCAGTAGTTGGATCAGAACAGGGTGGAATAAGACCTGTTATCATTATTCAAAATGATATAGGTAATAAATACAGTCCTACAGTAATTGTAGCTGCAATTACTTCGCAGATAAATAAGGCAAAACTTCCAACTCACGTTGAAATTTCTTCAGAGGAATATGGATTGAATAAGGATTCGGTAGTTTTGTTAGAACAAATAAGAACTCTTGACAAGAAAAGGCTTAAAGAAAAAATAGGTCATATGACAGATAGTGATATGGAAAAAGTAGATAAGGCGCTGCTGGTTAGTATATCACTTAAATGTGATTAA
- a CDS encoding CopG family ribbon-helix-helix protein, with the protein MSSSKRLVVNLTDALCSEFDKALKEDCKKRSEFIREAIILYIEEKKKINFMEEMKKGYMEMSELNLEICEMGFCSDIKELKEYEVKLSESDLPDDDGGETRRYILC; encoded by the coding sequence ATGTCAAGCTCAAAGAGATTAGTAGTAAACCTCACAGATGCACTTTGTAGTGAATTTGATAAAGCACTAAAGGAAGATTGTAAAAAAAGAAGTGAATTTATTCGTGAAGCAATAATATTATATATAGAAGAGAAGAAAAAAATTAATTTTATGGAAGAAATGAAAAAGGGATATATGGAAATGTCAGAATTAAACCTAGAAATTTGTGAAATGGGCTTTTGTTCTGATATAAAAGAATTAAAAGAATATGAAGTTAAGCTTTCGGAGAGTGATTTGCCTGATGACGATGGTGGTGAAACGAGGAGATATATTCTATGCTGA
- the alr gene encoding alanine racemase, whose protein sequence is MFKHLRPVWAEINLDNLEFNMKGIKKLAKSTEIFGVVKADAYGHGAIDVAPVLLENGATRLAVAVISEAVELRRAGIDCPIMILGYTPLSLADDILKYDIEQTVFSYEYALELSKVAEKRHIKVKIHIALDTGMGRIGFLPDEKSVEDVYKIGELPNIEIEGLFSHFSTADEDNKDYTYKQYNNFNWFYEKLKDRGVSIMVRHVANSAAIMDLPDTHLDGVRPGIILYGYYPSEEVNKKKLELKPVMTLKTNIVHIKTLKKGEYISYGRKFRCEKDSVIATLPVGYADGYTRLMFGKAKVIINDEFAPVVGRICMDQCMVDITDISTAKVGDEVILMGESKNCKFNADDIAEHINTINYEVVCMIGKRVPRVYIKNRKVTKIRNYV, encoded by the coding sequence TTGTTTAAACATTTAAGACCTGTTTGGGCAGAAATTAATCTTGATAATTTGGAATTTAATATGAAGGGTATAAAAAAACTTGCTAAAAGCACCGAAATCTTTGGCGTAGTAAAGGCCGATGCCTATGGACATGGAGCCATTGATGTAGCACCTGTACTTTTAGAAAATGGTGCTACTAGGTTAGCTGTAGCAGTTATAAGTGAAGCTGTAGAACTTAGAAGAGCTGGAATTGACTGCCCAATTATGATTTTGGGATATACACCTTTGAGTTTAGCTGATGATATATTGAAATACGATATAGAACAAACTGTATTTTCCTATGAATATGCATTAGAACTTTCTAAAGTGGCTGAAAAGAGACACATAAAAGTTAAAATACATATAGCATTGGATACAGGGATGGGGAGAATTGGATTTTTACCTGATGAGAAAAGCGTAGAAGACGTATATAAAATAGGCGAATTGCCAAATATAGAAATAGAAGGATTATTTTCTCATTTTTCTACGGCAGATGAAGATAATAAAGACTATACGTACAAGCAATATAATAATTTTAATTGGTTTTATGAAAAACTCAAAGATAGAGGTGTTTCAATAATGGTAAGGCATGTAGCTAATAGTGCTGCTATCATGGATTTACCGGATACCCATCTTGATGGAGTAAGGCCTGGAATAATACTCTATGGATATTATCCCTCTGAGGAAGTAAATAAGAAAAAGTTAGAATTAAAACCTGTAATGACTTTAAAAACCAATATAGTACACATAAAAACTCTTAAAAAAGGGGAATATATAAGTTATGGCAGAAAATTCAGATGTGAAAAAGACAGTGTTATTGCCACTCTTCCTGTAGGGTATGCTGATGGATATACAAGACTTATGTTTGGAAAGGCAAAAGTTATAATAAATGATGAATTTGCTCCTGTAGTTGGTAGAATCTGCATGGATCAATGTATGGTAGACATAACTGATATTAGTACAGCCAAGGTTGGAGATGAAGTAATCCTTATGGGAGAGTCTAAAAATTGTAAGTTTAATGCAGATGATATAGCTGAACATATAAATACTATAAATTACGAAGTGGTTTGTATGATTGGAAAAAGAGTTCCTAGAGTCTACATAAAAAATAGAAAAGTTACAAAAATAAGGAACTATGTGTAG
- a CDS encoding germination lipoprotein GerS-related protein: MKKILLICTFFVFIISVTGCGSKNKGEKDTLVYLKNLKSYSADMNIEVKNDKQKLNYSGRQIYSLGLGYRLELNKERVLIYREDKIYVTDLQNGQKYTTDMSFDDVYKLSFLGNFIDLLYTNESIKTSFETIDNDQYELVNTDMPDSNRNIGYGVLYIEVDKKLPEKLIIYDKNGKEKFIITYKNFIPNCNVDKTLFEFNQ, from the coding sequence ATGAAAAAGATATTATTAATATGTACATTCTTTGTTTTTATTATATCTGTAACTGGATGTGGGTCTAAAAATAAGGGAGAGAAAGATACTTTAGTATATTTAAAAAATTTAAAAAGCTATAGTGCAGATATGAATATTGAAGTTAAAAATGATAAACAAAAGTTGAATTACAGTGGTAGACAAATATATTCTTTAGGGTTAGGATATAGATTAGAGCTAAATAAGGAAAGAGTGCTTATATACAGGGAAGATAAAATTTATGTTACTGATTTACAAAATGGACAAAAATATACAACTGATATGAGTTTTGATGATGTATATAAACTAAGTTTTTTAGGAAATTTTATTGATCTGCTATATACAAATGAAAGTATAAAAACTTCTTTTGAAACTATAGATAATGATCAATATGAATTAGTGAATACTGATATGCCTGATAGCAATAGGAATATAGGCTATGGTGTTCTATATATTGAGGTGGATAAGAAGCTTCCTGAAAAGTTAATTATATACGATAAAAATGGAAAAGAAAAATTTATAATAACGTATAAAAATTTTATACCTAACTGTAATGTAGATAAAACTCTTTTTGAGTTTAATCAATAA
- a CDS encoding bifunctional ADP-dependent NAD(P)H-hydrate dehydratase/NAD(P)H-hydrate epimerase: MKFASSDVMRKIDSYCINELGISELILMENAALKIINNIDLKNNMSFTVVCGSGNNGGDGLAVARHLISLGKAVQVFFVGNIDKMSDSCKVNYLILKNMKINIINIISLEYIEALNLAVARSDITIDALLGTGISRDVQGIHTLVISVINENTNFTLAIDVPSGLNSNNGNKMGNCIISNKTVTFEFYKSGFLNYDSEKYTGEIIVEKIGIPQFVIDKYHEGGFITERYMFKENVKPRNKYAHKGNYGRVLIFAGSKKYTGAAYICTEGAVRSGAGLITLCCDEDILQILKNKLAEAMTISSKDNDGIDKLLLNSNCIAIGPGMGNNENTFKIVNYVLKASNCPVVIDADGINVLSNNLGILNNVKVPVVLTPHLGEMARLTGFSIEYIEQNKMKVVKDFAITYKVIVLLKGYNTIITDGNIAIVNPTGNSSMASGGMGDCLTGIITSFIAQGQKPIIAAMTGAFLHGYCGEMLSREMFNVSATDILNKIPYIIKELQN, from the coding sequence TTGAAGTTTGCATCAAGTGATGTCATGAGAAAAATTGACAGCTATTGTATAAACGAATTAGGTATTTCAGAACTTATCTTAATGGAAAATGCCGCTTTAAAGATTATAAATAATATAGATTTAAAAAATAATATGTCCTTTACTGTAGTTTGTGGTTCTGGAAACAATGGAGGAGATGGACTAGCAGTAGCAAGACATTTAATCTCTCTTGGTAAAGCGGTACAAGTATTTTTTGTTGGTAACATAGATAAAATGAGTGACTCCTGTAAAGTTAATTATTTAATTTTAAAGAATATGAAGATCAATATTATTAATATTATAAGTTTAGAATATATTGAGGCATTGAATTTAGCTGTGGCCCGTTCAGATATTACTATAGATGCACTTCTTGGCACTGGTATAAGTAGAGATGTACAGGGAATCCATACCTTGGTTATATCTGTTATAAATGAAAATACAAATTTCACATTAGCTATAGATGTTCCTTCGGGACTAAATAGTAATAATGGCAATAAAATGGGTAATTGTATTATAAGTAATAAAACTGTAACCTTTGAATTTTATAAGAGTGGATTTTTGAATTATGACTCAGAAAAATATACAGGTGAAATCATAGTTGAAAAAATAGGTATACCACAATTTGTAATAGATAAATATCATGAAGGTGGATTTATTACAGAAAGATATATGTTTAAAGAAAATGTTAAACCTCGAAATAAATATGCTCATAAAGGCAATTATGGAAGAGTTTTAATTTTTGCGGGTTCAAAAAAATATACTGGTGCAGCTTACATATGTACAGAAGGAGCGGTAAGAAGTGGAGCGGGACTTATAACACTATGCTGTGATGAAGATATACTTCAAATTTTAAAAAATAAGCTTGCAGAGGCAATGACTATATCCTCTAAGGATAATGATGGTATAGATAAGCTTTTGTTAAATAGTAATTGTATTGCCATAGGACCTGGAATGGGTAATAATGAAAATACATTTAAAATTGTAAATTATGTATTAAAAGCCAGCAATTGCCCGGTGGTTATAGATGCTGATGGAATAAATGTATTAAGTAATAATTTAGGTATATTGAATAATGTAAAAGTACCTGTAGTATTGACTCCACATTTAGGAGAAATGGCTAGACTTACTGGTTTTTCTATAGAATACATAGAGCAAAATAAAATGAAAGTTGTAAAAGATTTTGCAATAACTTATAAAGTTATTGTGCTCTTAAAGGGGTATAATACTATTATTACTGATGGAAATATAGCTATAGTAAATCCCACAGGTAATAGCTCCATGGCATCTGGGGGGATGGGAGATTGTTTGACAGGAATAATAACTTCATTTATAGCTCAGGGGCAAAAGCCTATTATTGCTGCTATGACAGGTGCATTTTTACATGGATACTGTGGAGAAATGTTGTCAAGAGAAATGTTTAATGTAAGTGCTACTGACATACTAAATAAAATTCCATACATAATAAAAGAATTACAAAATTAA
- the acpS gene encoding holo-ACP synthase has product MILGVGVDIVEIQRIKEAIDKNSLFLEKVYTENEIEYLRSRNFRPEYAAGRFAAKEAIAKALGTGFMQFSIRDIEIDRNVKGKPLVVLKGKAKQIANKFGKYKIHLSISHSKENAIAYAVLEVI; this is encoded by the coding sequence ATGATATTAGGAGTAGGCGTAGATATAGTAGAGATACAGCGGATAAAAGAAGCTATAGACAAAAATTCATTATTTTTAGAAAAGGTATATACTGAAAATGAAATTGAATATTTAAGAAGTAGAAATTTTAGACCAGAATATGCAGCAGGAAGATTTGCGGCCAAAGAAGCTATAGCAAAGGCTCTTGGAACTGGCTTTATGCAGTTTAGTATTCGTGATATAGAAATAGACAGAAATGTTAAGGGGAAACCATTAGTAGTATTAAAAGGTAAGGCAAAGCAAATAGCAAATAAATTTGGAAAGTATAAAATACATTTAAGTATATCTCATAGCAAAGAAAATGCAATAGCATATGCTGTTTTAGAGGTGATTTAA
- a CDS encoding DUF6514 family protein encodes MEIVDTFSKSTLNGDTEYKYEYRITKSNIILYDYGVNSDVQSYGIEIERMDIVNGKTVNLERDGVYNISPQRYKVQELVKLLYNNDVSPINAIEIIGDYVDEYIVDFDDALKSISIG; translated from the coding sequence ATGGAGATAGTGGATACTTTTAGTAAATCAACGTTAAATGGGGACACTGAATATAAATATGAGTATAGAATAACAAAATCTAATATAATTCTTTATGATTATGGTGTAAATAGTGATGTACAATCCTATGGAATTGAAATTGAAAGAATGGATATTGTAAATGGAAAAACTGTTAATTTAGAAAGAGACGGTGTATATAACATAAGTCCGCAAAGATATAAAGTACAAGAATTAGTGAAATTATTATATAATAACGATGTATCTCCAATAAATGCAATTGAAATTATTGGAGATTATGTTGATGAATATATTGTTGATTTTGATGATGCACTTAAATCAATTTCTATTGGATAG